In the genome of Raphanus sativus cultivar WK10039 chromosome 9, ASM80110v3, whole genome shotgun sequence, the window CAAGTGTTTTAGCTACTATTTTGAGTTATTCTCTTTGACTGTTTATATCGAAGTTTATGTTTCTGTCGAGGTTCATAATCTTGAGATTTTGTTCGgttgtttgattttgttttttatcgtttgtttttcttttagtttatatagtgATGTTTTTGCCTTCGGCATCGTCTTTTGGTGAGATTTCTCTCCTTTGCGTCTCTGATATCCTTATAcatttttggtttgtttgttcTGTTGATCTTCTTATTTCATCATATGGTGGCCAAATGTCATTATCCTCTCCAAccaatttttaatttacttattaTGTAGCAATTATGTGACTTGTGAATATAATTGGAAAAAACAGTGGTTGACCATGGTGTGAAAACATTGTCGGCAAACAAAAAGgcagattttaattatttttgtgtatAAAATTACAATGCAAAAGGTAATCAGATGCAAACGAATTTAAAAACCAACGTTTAAAGATTTGATTATGTGTGGAGGAAGTTTCTAGCAACAATTATGATTTCCAGGCGCATAATTATGATAATTGCACACTTGTGCATGGGAGTGGGACCTTGGCAAAACTTAGCACAATTATGATAATTGCACTTGTCAATACATAGGAATTTAAATATCATTAGTAATGAGAGTTCtactaagaaaaaaaagtaatcaaaCCTATACTAAAACGAGaataaaatcaaaagagaggtccacgttgacaaaaaaaatcggCCAATAGGAGTAGAGCTTCACGCCACGTCAGATGTGTCATTTAAGTCGTTGGGCTTCGAATTCCACAGGCCCGACATCGTTCAAATTCGAGAAGCCCGTGAAGCCCATTTCACATCTAAGCTCCCTTTCCCCTTCCTCTTCGCGTCTTGCTCCTTTCCTATTAATCGATGTGAAACAGAGTGAAAAGATCTAAGAAACGTTTGATGTAGCCCTGGAAGGAGGCAAAAATTTCATGCTGATTTTTGCCGTGTTCGTCTTCTCACTGTTAACTTTCCAGTAAATATTCTCTATTCAATCCTTGCTTCTTTTGTTTGACAACTACGCTTCCAGAGACCGTAGACAGGAAGAGGAGGAGCCTCTGTCTTCCTCAATCCGAACTGCAGTTCCCCATTCGTTTTCTCCCTTTCGGATTCCCTCTTCATTGCCTCCCGATCTCATAACCATCTTTCCTAAAGCTCATTCATTACTGCATGAATCAAAAGCCAAGCAACAGTTTCAACTTCCGGTGCTCTCGATTCTTCCATTCATCGCACTTACATAGACTAAATGATCCCTGCAACCATGGCAAATAAAACGTCCTCATCAACCAGAAAGGCAAGACGGCGTGCGTTATTATAAAACAATGTTGGCCCTCGATTTCGGCTAATTTCATTTCTGGGAATTACGTGAGTATCAGTCAAGCGTTTTCAACAAAGTAGGAGAGTAAGATCCACTTCTTCTATCGCTTCTTgatttataatatgtaaatgaGTATCTGTTTTATTTGATGCCAGTCTTTTGTGTTCATGTTCTAATATGCTTTACATTGGATTGATCCTTatgttttgaagaaaaaaacgaaTGATGGTGCTCAATGCCTCACAGAGATTCTGTAAGAAGATTTAAAAGGGCAAGAAAGTGAGTAAGAAGATTAATTACAGATTCACTGATCTGTGCTTCGTGTGGTTGATGTGGAAATTGGTATTCATATCTGATTATAAAATTCATGTCGCTTGAATGCTTATGACTGAGCCGGCCAAAAGTGAAAGCAAGGTATAGATATACACATATCTCTCTTAATTAGTGTCTCTTTTCCTTTCAGTGTATCATATTTTATGAACTAATAACAAGAATCATTTGCAGGCGGAGTAAGACATAGATTCTGCAATGCTCTCCTCTCTGCCAGAGAAGAAATTGCACAGATTGAAGAAGTTAATGCAGATGTGCAGAAACAACATCCTTAAGGTAATCTAAAAAGGGAACATTCAGTATATCTCTCTTAGTTTCTTCATCAAATTGAACACGAGACATTGGAGGATTGTTTGTTAGCGTATGTTTTCAGAGAGCTCCAAATCCTCCATCTACGACCCTTATCAGTTACTTGATCAAACTTGAGATCACAAATACACGCATCAACTTTACCGACAACGCTTTCAAGTTCCAAAGGTTAGTCATCAACAACATATCCGTTTGAACGTTACTACTTTCTTATTTTAACACACGGCTGCTCTGAAAGCCATCCCAGATATATCGgcgagaaaagaaaagaagtttgCAGCAACTGCCTCTATGAAAACTGAtttagagaagaagaaaattgagCAATGTAAGCTAGAAAAGTGGAGGTACTTTTCTCAGGATTGTATTATTTGAAGCTTGGATTTTGAAACGGAGATTATGCTTCTTGACTTTTGCAGGAATCACATAAGAGCAAGGAAATCTTTTCCACAAGAGCAGGCCGCCAGAGAAAAAGTTGCTGATCgagctatttattttttaaattgcagaacccttttgttttttcaaatattttgattacagtcttttcattatttatgCTTAACTGCTTGAGGAACTAAGACAGGGACTTGCCAAGCAAGGTACAAGGTTATTTGAATATAAAAGTCCAACAGTGTAAGGAAGTtgaaagttgttttttttttgttcttttgtgcTATCTTTAAATCGATGACAAAACAACTGATTTATCTTGTTGACTATAGGCTGGTGCATGTGGAACGGTACAATAGACTATGGAGAATTCATGATAGAAGCAATAGTGCACATAAACAGATTCACGGAGTTCAATTGCTAACACAGACACAATGAAAAAAAACGTACAAGTAAGACTCCTTTCCTTTATTGTTTTTAATCGTTTATGAGTCGCTTCGCCAGTTTTGCTCTATAACTTTTTTTACATTCATTCCTCTTTAATCTGTAGCTTTGTTCTAAACTTCTAAGTCGTGGTCTCTCTTAACATCTTGAACTCTTAATTTTGTCTTGAGTCAAAGAGAGAGATTGATTGCTCCCATGTCTCATCTGTTGAGAAGAAAAACTGTCATGGCTCCCGAGAAATCCTCTCAGCCGCCGGACATGGAGACAAAGTTGGATCTAGAGCCAGAGAGTCAAAGGTAGGAGGTTATCTTGATCCagcaaaattaatcaaaaagttcgtggaactttttttttttattaaaaaaatcgtGGAACTTCGCATACAAACTTTGAAAGCAAGATCTCAGTCTCAGCCAGCACAACAATGAAGTAGGAATtttaccacaaaaaaaaacaatgaagtAGGAAACCAGCATTCCTCCTGCGAGCTCCCATCCTCCAAAGGCTAATGACCAAACTGTTGACTCTGGCCAAAACAACAAGTTCCCCGTTATAAGCGAAAAACTTATCAACAACGTCATCGATTACAGGATGCTTTTATTGtgatttttattgttttgtccTTTAGTTTAGGGTTAAATTATCTGCTATGTTTCtagaaacaatattttaaatccCATTCTGGATATCGTTTCGGCATAAGTTTATATCATGTTCATTAAGATTCTTTGACGTCAaagtttaagcaaaaaaaaagattctttgACGTCTGCTACAAATTGTATAAGCTCAATCTACTAAGTATAACATCCATTATCTGGAATGTGGAGATCTTTAGTCTTCCTTTTTGTTGACATTGGAGTATAGCAGATCATATATGTATCTTTTTAAGGGGATTCCCATTATGTTGGGATCGGAAGCCATAACTGTGTTATGTTCACTGACACTAAAAAATGATACTTTCTCTGTTTCGAATTATTTGTCGTTTTAGAGtagaattttcgtttcaaaataagtgtcgttttcggttttcaatgcaaaatttattaacaatattctctgttctatttttttattggttgatatatggttaggtgtattgaaaatagtgtttttattttgaaaatatgtaaactaaatgttttcttaatctgtgtacataaacctagaacgacaagtaatatgaaacgAATGGTGTATACTGTCACCAATGCCGTTCAAATGTCAAAACAAtctaattatgtttttttccttctcaTTATCGGTTTAGTTATTGTCATAGATTTTTAATCTAATAACTATATAAGTCCtccatttaaaaatttaacacaTTCATTAAATTTTAGGTCATTAATTAGTATAGTCATTTAATGATGCATATTATCATacaaaatgttttaattttggaaagtcaaaataaattattaaccaAGCAGAAAAAATAGTTACTAATACAAGAAAAGGAAAatgatatattcttttaaataaatattctcagaatttttataaatttattacatttctgataatttcaaaattaaaagaaaaaattgttaattaaataagatCCTTTTTGTTTGGAATAATGCTAGCATAAAAAGCTTATTATCTTTACCTTTGTATCGGTTACAATGAGCATTATAACATTGCTTGGACGATTCAACTTAATAGCAAACGTGAAAGGACAACCGAGATCAATGATAGTATCGAGAGACACCAGAGACTGCAGATTTTTTCaactaaaaaaacaataacaattATGGTCGGGTGGTAAGGAGGCGGGCCTGAGACACTAACATGTTCAGGTTCGACCCACCTGCTATGAAAATTAAGTCACAATTATCTTGGTCACCTAACACGGATATAGGCCCATGTTTTAGGACCTATTTGAATATCCTGAGAGATGGTCTATCCGTTGGCTGCACCTCCTCTTGGGGATTAGTCTAAGCTTCTCCATGGATCTGGGATACCCCcagattaatataaaaaaaaacaatatgttttttggtaaaataataacaaacgATAGTTGTTGAAGATTAAGTCTAAAAGCAGAAACATCACTACCCCAGTCTTTTAGTGGCTATCATATTAGACTGTAAAAGACACAAAAATGGATCttgatgtatatatatcaaattttggaGCTCTCAAATAGTGGATGCGCTCTGGTACTTCTTTTCCGCCATTTTCCGCTTAGAATTTTGAGCTTATAGAAGATCATGTAATACTAAAACATTTCCTCAAGAGAGTAAGAgtaaaacctaaaaaaaaaaaaacagagcaaccaACAAAACAGACCAAGTACAATGGGATGAGAAAAATCTGTGAACAATTACAACACTAACGACATTAGTGATGTTTCTGACTACGATGATTACTCGAACGCTGAGATCTCACCGACTATTTCAGAAACATCAGCCTGCGATATTTTGCTGCGAAACTACTCTAAATGTCCACTAAATACATTAGGTTCAAAGAATTGTGTTTAGAGAACGGCAATCCTGAGGCGCACTATATTGTTCAATACTTCGTCCACAAAAAAAACAGACAGGCCTCTTTCATCTACGCCAATCAGCCGCTTGGAACAATGGAAACGGTATGCATCTTTACGTTTTGTTAATGCTTGCTGAAGGTCACTATCAAACCGgtaaaaatatttggataaactCCAATGgaaaaagaaacgatcaacCTCCGATCATTGCTGTGAAAGAATCAAGAACTCACTAAGTGCAATACATGTTCCTATGGAGCAGCGGTACTATGTAAATATGGTCAACCTTAGGCCACATACAAACTGCGATCCCAATAACATGGCTAAAGTATGCAAGCAATGTTACTAATTCAAAATGCTTAACCAATTTGTCCACTTTGCTACTaataaataatgtttattttaaaaattttgtacaATATTGGTTAACCACAATGTATTTTCTAAATTCGTccgtattaaaataaaaattaagtttaGTAGGTTCTATtgcatatttaattttaataacttcAAAAGAATGAAGTAGTGCTTTGATAGAAATTAAAGTGACAacttaaaattgtataaaaataaaaccattGAGTCCTTAACAACTATCAACTCCTTAacaacttaaaattaaaataacaagttgtccaaaaaaaagaaaaaattaaaattaaaataacaatgCAACTAAGACTAAAATTGTGAtgaatatataattagtatAAAATTAGTATATGAACTTTGACAGTTCAATCAATATGTCAAGCACTTCAAAACGAATAAATTGTTTTACTTCATTTTATCTTTCTAAAGGACAATTTTGTCCATTTCACAAATTTTAgctctattttaaaaattgatgtCTTAGATAAACttatttacaaaagaaaaaaaacataacaatttaaaaaataaatttcacacTTCAACCACTTCCTATTCCTTTTACTCATATCccatttaaaaatgtattatgcTTCGGCTGAAATAAATGCACCGACtttattttcatctttttaaaaaaaaaatctaatatattcTCATTTCTTTCATAAATTTAATCTTTCCCACTGTGAAAACTTTCACATTGTACAATATCAACATAAGAAAACTCATTTAAACAtaccaaataaattttaatattaataaaatattctaaatctaaaaaaaatatctaaacctATTTTCCGCGCATAGCGCGGACAAAGACTGTAGTATACATGAAATACAAAGTAAACAAGACTCTAAACACacctttatttattttgttttaaataaatccTAAGAAATTAAGGTTCCACTAGCAGTATTCAGCAAAGTTAATTGACAGAGGTTCGGGCTGCAAGGCCCAATAAGTAACAAACATATGAAGAGGCCGAAAAGAGGTCCAAATAATTTAAGCTAAATCCAAATCAATACTGTCCAGCGTGAAGACAAcgcctgaaaaaaaaattctaaaggAAGCGTATAAGCGACGTGAGAAATCACGAAATCATTacctatataaactaaaatccAATAGAGATccctcttctcctcctcctctccacAAACCCTAAAGCGCTTTATAGTTTCAGTTTCTCTCAGAATCGGAATCGTTTGCTTCAGTAAGTTCCTCTTTCAATCCCTTACTTGTTGATAGCCTTGTTTATTCGTAATTAGGTTATGATCTTTTGATTCGGTTAGATGATGGATGATTCTCTCTTCGTACTTAgggttcttatttttttttcaagatccGTGTTTCGCACGCTTTCATCGGCTATAGATTATCTGTTAGACGTTTGTAACTATCGATTAATGTAAATTTCTTGTTTGTTAATCAGtttgaagatcggaaaaaaacAAGAATGAAGATTGGTGTTTCTGAGCCAGAGCAATGCGGTTGCGACACGTGTGTCCAGCATCGCACTTTATGCACTCAAGAAACCGAACCGAGCAAAGAAGTGACTGGCTCATCGGTTCCTGTTAGTTCAGAACCAGTTCAACGTCTCGGTTCCACCTCAGATCAGTGTTCCGGAACACATACGACTCCACTCGCTCCTCCTGAACCAGCAGCGCAGTCTGTTGATGCATCCTCCACATCATCCTCCATATTCAGTTCTGTTAGTTCCCAACCAGCGCGAGCTCTTTGTCCCACCGGTTCACTGCCAGTTCCTTTATTTGGTTGTTCATGGCCACGTCCTTGTAGCTGTACTGGTTGTTCACTGCTAGGTCCTTCTATTCGTCGTTCATCTCCCTTCTTTACTGCTTCTTCCGGATCATCAATCTCCTCGTCAAGGCAAGCCAACGTTACAAACAGTTTCGGTTCCGCTGCATCCGAACCATCTGTATCTGGGCCAATGAAAGCTCCTATTTTTACTTCTGGCTCTTCAACCGCTTCCACATCCTCAACTCTACCTTCATTAGTTACTCCCTCGGACATTACAAGAGGATCAGTGCAAGCGCCTGTCCAAGCTAACACTTCCAAGACTGCTTCTGATTTTCATCCACCTAACGTTGCCAACACTGGAGTTTGCGCTGCTTCAAGGACTAGCACGAACAATCCATTTCCAGGATTTAGTGTTGATTACTTGCCCAGATGTCCCTCTAACCTTTCTCGACCAAACGCACCAACTACTACACCAGTTCCTGGCCCTAGTTCAGTTTTGGCTGGTGGTGAAACTGAACAAGGTAGTAGGTATCCTCGTTATGCGCCTACACCAGATGTTGACGGCAAGCAGATTATTTCCATATCTGCTTCCAACTCACATGGACATAAAAGTCATGAAGAGTTGAGGTGGGAAGATTACAAAAATGGAGACAAAGGTAAACTAACTCACTTACTCAAATCTTTAAATACATAACTTATTATAGCATTTTATCTTTTAGATCTCTCTGTAATTGACTAATCTCATGTTGCAGGTGGGGTTGGGAGGTTTCATCCGGCTCACAAACCTCGTAAAGAATCGAGGTgggataaagaaaaaaatggagaCAAAGGTAACTTAACTAACTCACTACTCAGATGTTTAATAGCATTTTCTGTTTTAGATCTCTCTCTAATTGACTACTCTCATATTGCAGCTGAGGTTGGGTCGTTTCCTCTTGCTGATCATACACCGTCGGTGTTTACTCCTCCAAGCATACCTGAACGTCCTCGGATGAGAACTATTGATCTAACGCACCGAGA includes:
- the LOC108825591 gene encoding nuclear pore complex protein NUP98B, whose product is MKIGVSEPEQCGCDTCVQHRTLCTQETEPSKEVTGSSVPVSSEPVQRLGSTSDQCSGTHTTPLAPPEPAAQSVDASSTSSSIFSSVSSQPARALCPTGSLPVPLFGCSWPRPCSCTGCSLLGPSIRRSSPFFTASSGSSISSSRQANVTNSFGSAASEPSVSGPMKAPIFTSGSSTASTSSTLPSLVTPSDITRGSVQAPVQANTSKTASDFHPPNVANTGVCAASRTSTNNPFPGFSVDYLPRCPSNLSRPNAPTTTPVPGPSSVLAGGETEQGSRYPRYAPTPDVDGKQIISISASNSHGHKSHEELRWEDYKNGDKGGVGRFHPAHKPRKESRWDKEKNGDKAEVGSFPLADHTPSVFTPPSIPERPRMRTIDLTHRDMNGFPIGYNTPTAFQSPHEHVGVSSPASGCTACGATSSSSPSSHLGLNGTTNLPSAATSLPGLFFSTYGSFPLLFGSPNLAAYGTTATPAVQAYPMMFVTPSSTSQGTTATPAFQAFPMMFGIPNLAAQGTTATPSVQAYPMMFGIPNLAAQGTTTTTSAAQPYPMMFGTPSLAAQGTTTAVQPYPTMYGTPNFGAQGMTPAAQAYPVNGLTLLPFAAMRLQ